Proteins encoded together in one Candidatus Neomarinimicrobiota bacterium window:
- a CDS encoding transcriptional regulator yields the protein MQSPVEFANVLAGITDPVLMRKFIREILTPKEIDDFALRWQLVKELYRGDTQRTIATRHHISLCKITRGSKILKKKNSVTRSILDNLMHNEEEKKT from the coding sequence ATGCAATCACCTGTTGAATTTGCCAATGTTCTTGCCGGAATCACGGACCCCGTCCTCATGCGGAAATTCATCCGGGAGATTCTGACACCGAAGGAAATCGATGATTTTGCTCTTCGATGGCAACTTGTCAAGGAACTGTACAGGGGTGATACGCAACGGACTATCGCCACCAGGCACCATATAAGTCTGTGCAAAATCACACGGGGATCAAAAATCCTCAAAAAGAAAAATTCAGTAACACGAAGCATCCTTGACAATTTGATGCACAACGAAGAGGAAAAAAAAACATGA
- the trpB gene encoding tryptophan synthase subunit beta: MSRSFSQLPDTRGYFGEYGGSYVPPQLESILQEITDAYEKIREDESFHQELAHLYKHYVGRPSPIFHAKTLSEKYGGAQIYFKREDLNHTGAHKINHCLGEVLLAKRMGKKKVIAETGAGQHGVALATAAALLDMPCDVYMGDIDMEKEHPNVTRMKILGTRVVPVTRGTRTLKDAVDAAFEAYLEDPDNIFYAIGSVVGPHPFPMMVRDFQSVVGREARGQFLEMTGKLPDDLIACVGGGSNAMGLFNAFLEDKGVGMYGVEPSGLSLNEGEHAATLTLGKPGVMHGFKSYILQDEKGNPLRVYSVASGLDYPSVGPQHSFLKDIKRVEYVTVNDKEAIDAFFELSRVEGLIPALESAHAVAFAMKLASTLPKTAKLLVNLSGRGDKDIEFVVNKYGKDYGL, translated from the coding sequence ATGAGCAGATCATTTTCACAATTACCGGATACACGAGGCTACTTTGGGGAATACGGCGGTTCCTATGTTCCCCCCCAGCTTGAATCCATTTTACAGGAAATTACGGATGCCTATGAAAAAATCCGTGAAGACGAGTCTTTTCATCAGGAACTGGCGCATCTGTACAAGCATTATGTAGGCAGGCCCAGTCCCATTTTCCATGCGAAAACCCTTTCTGAAAAGTACGGGGGTGCCCAGATTTATTTCAAACGGGAAGATTTGAACCACACCGGTGCTCATAAAATCAATCATTGTCTTGGAGAGGTTCTTCTGGCGAAGAGAATGGGCAAGAAAAAGGTCATCGCAGAAACGGGTGCAGGGCAGCATGGTGTAGCCCTGGCGACTGCCGCGGCGTTGCTTGATATGCCCTGTGATGTGTACATGGGCGATATTGATATGGAAAAAGAACACCCCAATGTAACGCGGATGAAAATTCTGGGAACGAGGGTTGTGCCGGTCACCCGGGGAACCCGAACCCTGAAAGATGCCGTGGATGCTGCATTTGAAGCCTATCTTGAGGATCCGGACAATATTTTTTACGCCATCGGGTCTGTGGTGGGGCCCCATCCCTTTCCCATGATGGTCCGTGATTTTCAAAGCGTGGTTGGACGGGAAGCACGCGGTCAGTTTCTGGAAATGACAGGAAAACTTCCGGACGACCTTATTGCCTGTGTAGGCGGCGGTTCCAATGCCATGGGACTCTTTAATGCTTTTCTGGAAGATAAAGGGGTGGGTATGTATGGTGTGGAACCTTCAGGCCTGAGCCTTAATGAAGGAGAACATGCCGCGACTCTCACACTGGGTAAACCGGGCGTGATGCACGGTTTTAAATCCTACATACTTCAGGATGAGAAAGGCAATCCCCTGAGAGTATACTCCGTTGCCAGTGGTCTTGATTATCCCTCTGTTGGTCCACAGCATAGTTTCCTGAAGGATATAAAACGGGTTGAATACGTTACGGTGAATGATAAAGAGGCAATTGATGCTTTCTTTGAGCTTTCCCGGGTTGAGGGACTCATTCCCGCCCTTGAAAGCGCCCATGCCGTGGCTTTTGCCATGAAACTGGCTTCAACACTCCCCAAAACGGCAAAGTTGCTTGTGAATCTTTCCGGACGGGGAGATAAGGATATAGAATTTGTCGTTAATAAATACGGCAAAGATTATGGTTTATAA
- a CDS encoding HAD family hydrolase encodes MTHKLILFDIDGTLIHAGKTPSAVFAESIGTVIGKTVEFPKNIFFGRTDTYIIREMLRQHLTTPADGEYHHIKEHFIRLMKELFPRSDDGYLIPGVREYLDKLREEANINLGLVTGNFKETAYVKLSRFGLEHYFETGGFGDDSEDRPELLKQAVEKASKFYGKSYHPGNIVVVGDTLHDIHSAHHWGYRSVAVSHIRDKDELLQGLPDILIENYEGLTGSRCLFE; translated from the coding sequence TTGACACATAAGCTTATCTTGTTTGATATCGACGGAACGTTGATTCACGCCGGAAAAACCCCTTCGGCCGTTTTTGCCGAATCCATCGGAACGGTTATCGGGAAAACTGTTGAGTTTCCGAAAAACATTTTCTTTGGACGAACGGACACATACATTATCCGAGAAATGCTCCGGCAACATCTGACAACACCGGCAGACGGTGAATATCATCACATCAAGGAACACTTTATCCGCCTTATGAAAGAACTCTTTCCCCGCTCTGACGACGGTTATTTAATTCCCGGAGTCAGAGAATATCTTGACAAATTACGGGAGGAAGCCAACATCAATCTGGGACTTGTAACGGGAAATTTTAAAGAAACGGCATACGTAAAACTCTCCCGCTTTGGGCTGGAACATTATTTTGAAACGGGTGGATTCGGAGACGATTCGGAAGACCGGCCTGAACTTTTGAAGCAGGCGGTTGAAAAAGCGTCGAAATTCTATGGAAAATCATATCACCCCGGAAATATCGTTGTAGTGGGAGACACCCTTCATGATATTCACAGTGCCCATCACTGGGGATATCGATCCGTCGCCGTCAGCCATATCCGTGATAAAGATGAGTTACTGCAGGGCTTGCCGGATATTCTCATAGAAAACTATGAAGGATTAACCGGCTCCCGCTGTTTGTTTGAATAA
- a CDS encoding DJ-1/PfpI family protein, with the protein MGDIRVLVPLAEGFEEIEAVTIIDMLRRAGAVVVSAGLHERHVTGGHDIRLETDVLLDDVLNKSWDLIVLPGGGKGVENLLADTRILSMVQKHNRAGKETGAICAAPRVLEKAGITKGHTITIHPMQKEYLQDSTVEDKAVVTSDRMITGRSAGAAMAFALTLIKRLMGKDVAEKVEKGVISGVRFDT; encoded by the coding sequence ATGGGTGATATCAGAGTACTGGTCCCCCTGGCAGAAGGATTTGAGGAAATTGAAGCCGTTACCATCATTGATATGCTTCGCAGGGCAGGAGCCGTTGTGGTGAGTGCGGGACTTCATGAAAGACATGTTACGGGAGGACATGATATTCGTCTTGAAACGGATGTTCTGTTGGATGATGTGTTGAACAAATCATGGGATTTGATTGTCCTTCCCGGAGGCGGAAAAGGTGTTGAAAACCTCCTGGCCGACACGAGAATCCTTTCGATGGTGCAAAAACATAATCGGGCAGGAAAAGAAACAGGGGCTATATGCGCCGCACCTCGGGTACTTGAAAAAGCCGGCATTACAAAGGGACACACCATCACCATTCATCCCATGCAGAAAGAATACTTACAGGATTCAACCGTTGAAGACAAAGCCGTGGTAACCAGTGACCGGATGATTACCGGGCGAAGTGCCGGTGCGGCAATGGCATTTGCCCTGACTCTTATCAAACGGCTCATGGGAAAGGATGTGGCAGAAAAAGTGGAAAAGGGTGTGATATCGGGAGTCCGTTTTGACACATAA
- a CDS encoding Na+/H+ antiporter NhaC family protein: protein MRHGFKSGILLILILLFMASVLHAAEPTVSEINAREWGIWSLIPPLTAIILAFVTRNVIVSLFLGIYSGAYMLLLNTDNAFHAIWKGFIRVTYEMQASLASSWNAGIILQTLAIGGLIGVISRIGGAKAIAEALSKKAKSPRTAQFYTWCMGLFIFFDDYANALTVGPIMRPVTDRMKISREKLAFVIDATAAPIAGIALISTWIGYELGLINDGFTSIGLDANAYGMFIRTIPYRFYNIFILIFILVGIWLLREFGPMYKAEKRARQTGHVHGENAQPMVDTDARSVQPKKGIKLQASSAVIPILILIVGAFLGLYYDGYRSIVTGTDTALAEQVLSAPLSFFAFREAFSASNASLVLFQAALLAGIVAIAMGVKRKIFGWIEAINAWISGAKALVITVVILILAWSLSGIVNELGTAVYLVSVLSDAVPAFLLSSIIFILGASISFATGTSYGTMGILMPLAIPLAYAMDPSRGFLAMNIGAVLTGAIFGDHCSPISDTTILSSMGSACDHIDHTRTQLGYAVPVALITIFFGYIPAGLGVPAWLTLIAGTGVVFAVVRIFGKKV, encoded by the coding sequence ATGAGACACGGATTTAAAAGCGGAATTTTATTAATATTAATATTATTATTTATGGCAAGTGTTCTTCATGCCGCCGAGCCTACTGTTTCTGAAATCAATGCCCGGGAATGGGGGATTTGGTCTCTTATTCCGCCTTTGACAGCCATTATTCTGGCCTTTGTGACCCGGAATGTGATTGTATCTCTGTTCCTCGGAATTTATTCCGGCGCATATATGCTTCTTTTAAACACCGATAACGCATTTCATGCCATCTGGAAGGGCTTTATCCGGGTTACCTATGAAATGCAGGCCAGTCTGGCTTCTTCATGGAATGCGGGGATTATTCTGCAAACGCTGGCAATCGGCGGACTCATTGGTGTTATTTCCCGGATCGGCGGGGCCAAAGCTATTGCAGAAGCCCTTTCTAAAAAGGCGAAATCGCCCCGTACCGCCCAATTTTATACCTGGTGTATGGGACTCTTTATCTTTTTTGATGATTATGCTAATGCCTTAACGGTTGGACCGATCATGCGGCCGGTGACAGACCGGATGAAAATTTCACGGGAAAAACTGGCCTTTGTGATTGACGCCACCGCCGCACCTATTGCAGGTATTGCTCTTATATCCACCTGGATCGGATACGAGCTGGGACTTATCAATGATGGGTTTACAAGTATCGGCTTGGATGCCAATGCCTATGGTATGTTTATCAGGACCATTCCTTACCGTTTTTACAATATATTTATCCTCATTTTTATTCTTGTAGGGATATGGCTTTTGAGAGAATTCGGTCCTATGTACAAAGCGGAAAAACGAGCCCGTCAAACAGGGCATGTCCATGGTGAAAATGCCCAGCCCATGGTGGATACGGATGCCAGATCCGTTCAGCCTAAAAAAGGAATTAAGCTTCAGGCTTCCAGTGCCGTTATCCCTATTCTCATTCTGATTGTGGGTGCCTTTCTGGGGCTTTATTATGATGGTTACCGGTCTATTGTTACCGGAACAGATACGGCATTGGCTGAACAGGTACTCAGCGCACCTCTCTCTTTCTTTGCCTTTCGGGAAGCTTTCAGTGCGTCCAATGCAAGTCTCGTCCTGTTTCAGGCAGCTTTACTGGCAGGGATTGTGGCGATTGCCATGGGGGTGAAACGAAAGATTTTTGGATGGATCGAAGCTATCAATGCCTGGATCAGCGGTGCAAAGGCTTTGGTAATCACTGTCGTGATTCTTATCCTGGCCTGGTCCCTCAGTGGCATTGTGAATGAACTGGGAACCGCCGTATATCTGGTTTCTGTCCTCTCTGATGCCGTTCCCGCCTTTTTACTCTCATCCATTATCTTTATTCTCGGGGCTTCCATCTCCTTTGCCACAGGCACATCTTATGGAACCATGGGAATTCTCATGCCTCTGGCCATCCCCCTGGCTTATGCCATGGACCCGTCCCGGGGATTTCTGGCAATGAATATCGGTGCAGTTCTTACCGGTGCCATTTTCGGTGATCACTGTTCACCCATTTCTGATACAACCATCTTATCCTCCATGGGTTCTGCCTGTGATCATATCGATCATACCCGGACACAATTAGGGTATGCCGTCCCCGTTGCCCTGATTACTATCTTTTTTGGATATATACCTGCCGGTCTGGGAGTCCCTGCATGGTTAACCCTTATTGCAGGAACCGGAGTTGTTTTTGCCGTTGTGAGAATATTCGGTAAAAAAGTTTAA